From Streptomyces sp. Edi4, one genomic window encodes:
- a CDS encoding maleylpyruvate isomerase family mycothiol-dependent enzyme, whose product MTLEHLTYCDQIVRQSAELRSHLAGADLSAPVPTCPEWTLRQLARHVGGAHRWSTEIVRTKATEPFPPDQVPGAAGPDSDDPAALDAWLAEGAENCAKVLREAGTDVPVWSWTGPTTSAFWARRMTHETLVHRADAAGALGAAFTAPADVAADAIDEWLDVLSFARAFRSSSGELGEPGQSLHLHATDVPDAEWFIEIGDEGFTWRRAHEKATAVVRGPLTDVLRVLYRRLPTDSPAVEVLGERGVLDTWLAKTAF is encoded by the coding sequence ATGACCCTTGAACACCTGACGTACTGCGACCAAATCGTCCGCCAGAGCGCCGAGTTGCGGTCCCATCTCGCGGGCGCCGACCTTTCGGCGCCCGTGCCGACCTGTCCCGAGTGGACCCTGCGCCAGCTCGCCCGGCACGTGGGCGGGGCCCACCGCTGGTCCACCGAGATCGTCCGCACCAAGGCCACCGAGCCGTTCCCGCCGGACCAGGTGCCCGGCGCGGCCGGTCCCGACAGCGATGATCCGGCCGCCCTCGACGCCTGGCTCGCCGAAGGTGCCGAGAACTGCGCGAAGGTCCTGCGCGAGGCGGGGACCGACGTGCCGGTCTGGTCCTGGACGGGCCCGACGACCAGCGCGTTCTGGGCCCGCAGGATGACCCACGAGACCCTGGTGCACCGGGCGGACGCGGCCGGCGCACTCGGCGCCGCCTTCACGGCGCCCGCCGACGTCGCGGCCGACGCCATCGACGAATGGCTCGACGTCCTCAGCTTCGCCCGTGCGTTCAGGAGCAGCAGCGGCGAGCTCGGCGAGCCCGGACAGTCCCTGCACCTGCACGCCACGGACGTGCCCGACGCCGAGTGGTTCATCGAGATCGGCGACGAGGGCTTCACCTGGCGCCGCGCCCACGAGAAGGCGACGGCCGTGGTGCGCGGACCCCTCACCGACGTGCTGCGTGTCCTCTACCGCCGCCTGCCCACCGACTCCCCGGCCGTCGAAGTACTCGGCGAGCGGGGGGTCCTGGACACGTGGCTGGCCAAGACGGCGTTCTGA